In one window of Bradyrhizobium sp. AZCC 1721 DNA:
- the rfbG gene encoding CDP-glucose 4,6-dehydratase, whose amino-acid sequence MLRFVSSHEMLRSMTIDPHLLDFEVPLKEERVFVTGHSGFTGSWLVSWLKLIGCKIAGLALEPATEPNLFFAANVAEGIDSTIGDIRDLTTVREAIERHRPSVIIHLAAQPLVSRSFADPVETFAVNAIGTAHVLESARNTSSVKAVVCITTDKVYHDQDWPWGYREQDPLGGKDPYSASKACAELIAASYRATLAERGNGVLIANARGGNIIGGGDWSADRIVPDFVRAVTAGQPISLRNPGAVRPWQHVMALVHGYLVLAARLLSGDRMAADNWNFGPRDEAARTVRDLVEQLGGVWTEPEVSYASGSFPETRFLHLDSTKARTLLGWTPPLLFEDTVELTAGWYRDFAANPAEASNITVRQIEHYRNALRNHAAC is encoded by the coding sequence GTGCTTCGCTTTGTTTCTTCTCATGAGATGTTGCGTTCGATGACAATCGATCCTCATCTGCTCGACTTCGAAGTACCGCTGAAAGAAGAGCGGGTATTCGTAACGGGGCACAGCGGCTTTACGGGCAGCTGGCTTGTGAGCTGGCTCAAGCTTATCGGTTGCAAGATTGCCGGGCTGGCGCTTGAACCTGCTACCGAACCTAATTTGTTTTTTGCAGCAAATGTGGCTGAGGGAATCGACTCGACCATTGGTGACATCCGGGATCTCACCACGGTGCGTGAAGCGATCGAGCGCCACCGACCATCAGTGATCATCCATCTGGCAGCACAGCCGCTGGTGTCCCGTTCCTTTGCTGACCCGGTCGAAACGTTCGCCGTCAACGCGATCGGAACTGCGCACGTGCTCGAATCGGCGCGGAACACGTCTAGTGTCAAGGCGGTCGTCTGCATCACAACTGACAAGGTCTATCACGACCAGGACTGGCCATGGGGATATCGCGAACAGGATCCGCTCGGCGGGAAGGATCCATATAGCGCTTCCAAGGCCTGCGCCGAGCTGATTGCAGCCTCTTATCGTGCGACGCTGGCCGAGCGGGGCAACGGTGTGCTGATCGCGAACGCGAGGGGCGGCAATATTATCGGCGGCGGAGACTGGTCTGCCGATCGAATCGTGCCAGACTTTGTCCGCGCTGTGACCGCAGGCCAGCCGATTTCGTTGCGCAATCCGGGAGCGGTTCGTCCTTGGCAGCATGTGATGGCCCTTGTTCACGGTTACCTTGTCCTTGCAGCCCGTCTGTTGAGTGGAGATCGCATGGCCGCGGATAATTGGAACTTCGGTCCCCGCGACGAGGCCGCTCGGACCGTTCGGGATTTGGTCGAGCAACTCGGCGGTGTCTGGACTGAACCGGAAGTTAGTTATGCATCCGGCAGTTTCCCCGAAACGCGCTTCCTCCATCTCGACAGTACCAAGGCGCGGACCCTGCTAGGCTGGACGCCTCCCTTATTGTTTGAGGACACCGTCGAGCTGACCGCTGGTTGGTATCGCGATTTTGCGGCCAATCCGGCGGAGGCCTCGAACATTACCGTTCGGCAGATTGAACACTATCGCAACGCCCTGAGGAATCATGCCGCCTGCTAG
- a CDS encoding glycosyltransferase family 4 protein produces MKLLFCCESYWPHQGGVQVVMRQIAERMAAAGHDVSVATRVHPDRKTKHHNGVHIHDFEVSGNLVTGIRGEVDRYRQLLTSFDGDAILIKAAQQWSFDALWPVLDQIKARKVFVPCGFSSFYEPSFKSYFQQLPDILRKFDHLIFYAEHYRDIDFARASGITSFSIIPNGASEAEFARETRRDGRLRRELGIPTTDLVFLTVGAPVNAKGHETVAEAFAQVDTAGRDATLILNGNWPPPGTRFRSDHFRAVLQRFASLNSMRKGVRLFREAGMTGVIDRLFPKPPDELTRIATVAPALPASTDSPQPNTSAPRSAPAKKAVLRLDLPRHKVVDAFFEADLFVFASKVEYSPLVLFESAAAGTPFLTVPAGNAGEIVRWTGGGWLCPADADDRGYIKVSPSVLAREMEKGIHAPDRLRELGDAGRRAWRERFTWSKIAHSYERVLRGETVVSLMYPEATERAVNG; encoded by the coding sequence ATGAAGCTTCTCTTCTGCTGCGAGAGCTATTGGCCCCACCAGGGAGGGGTGCAGGTAGTTATGCGCCAGATCGCCGAGCGGATGGCGGCAGCAGGGCACGACGTGAGTGTGGCGACGCGCGTCCATCCCGATCGAAAGACGAAACATCACAATGGCGTCCACATCCACGACTTTGAGGTGAGCGGAAATCTTGTAACCGGTATTCGAGGGGAAGTTGATCGGTACCGGCAATTACTAACCAGCTTCGATGGCGATGCCATTTTGATCAAGGCGGCACAGCAGTGGAGTTTCGATGCGCTGTGGCCTGTCCTCGACCAGATCAAGGCGCGGAAGGTGTTCGTTCCGTGCGGCTTCTCCAGTTTCTATGAGCCCTCCTTCAAGAGCTATTTCCAGCAGCTTCCGGATATTCTGCGAAAGTTCGATCATCTCATCTTCTACGCAGAGCACTATCGCGACATCGATTTCGCCCGGGCAAGCGGGATCACGAGCTTTTCGATCATTCCCAACGGAGCCAGCGAAGCGGAGTTCGCACGCGAAACGCGCCGAGACGGCCGCTTGCGGCGAGAGCTTGGCATCCCCACGACCGATCTGGTTTTCCTGACCGTGGGCGCGCCCGTAAACGCCAAGGGCCACGAGACTGTCGCAGAGGCCTTTGCGCAGGTCGATACTGCTGGTCGAGATGCAACGTTGATTCTCAATGGCAACTGGCCACCGCCAGGCACCCGGTTCAGGAGCGATCACTTCCGGGCTGTCTTACAGCGCTTTGCCAGCCTGAACTCAATGCGGAAGGGTGTTCGGCTGTTCCGCGAGGCGGGAATGACAGGCGTGATCGACCGACTCTTTCCCAAGCCGCCGGATGAGCTGACCAGGATTGCGACAGTTGCTCCGGCGCTGCCGGCGAGTACGGATAGCCCGCAGCCCAACACTTCTGCTCCACGCTCCGCTCCCGCCAAAAAAGCCGTGCTCCGCCTCGATCTGCCGCGTCACAAGGTCGTTGACGCCTTCTTCGAGGCTGATCTCTTTGTTTTCGCGTCAAAAGTCGAATACTCGCCGCTGGTCTTGTTCGAATCTGCTGCGGCTGGAACGCCGTTTCTCACCGTGCCCGCCGGAAATGCCGGCGAAATCGTTCGCTGGACGGGAGGTGGATGGCTGTGCCCTGCCGATGCCGACGATCGCGGATATATCAAGGTTTCCCCATCGGTCTTGGCGCGCGAGATGGAGAAGGGTATCCATGCTCCGGACCGTCTGCGCGAACTCGGTGACGCCGGCCGTCGGGCTTGGCGCGAACGCTTCACCTGGTCGAAGATAGCGCATTCCTATGAACGCGTTTTGCGTGGAGAAACAGTAGTGTCGCTGATGTACCCTGAAGCGACTGAGAGGGCGGTCAACGGATGA
- a CDS encoding glycosyltransferase family 2 protein, whose protein sequence is MMNSQGGYPTVSVVLSVKNGGRDLPQALGTILDQSFADFELIAIDNGSTDETGPYLDSITDPRVRVFHQTDAGLAGALNRGISLARGRYVARQDHDDLADPSRIAKQVQFLESHPEHALIGTRAEIWVGDKPSGRFHDHPTEDEILRFDLIFNNPFVHSSVMIRKSALDRVGVYTTDPARQPPEDYELWSRISRQYRVANLPERLTIYREVPSSMSRAGAQPFLQKLVTISSENLAYATGVAEPEQVHVDIAALVHGAEALVSPKPDVEGMCAVLAEAGHRIGGGQPKPELAQRILHAQAQIRHRFMLRQQPGYGLVWRAARNIRDHLRRLIPAAR, encoded by the coding sequence ATGATGAATAGCCAAGGGGGCTACCCGACGGTCAGCGTTGTTTTGTCGGTGAAGAACGGCGGCCGTGATTTACCGCAGGCGCTCGGGACGATTCTTGACCAGTCGTTCGCCGACTTCGAGCTAATCGCGATTGATAATGGCTCGACCGACGAGACCGGCCCCTATTTGGACAGCATTACCGATCCACGCGTTCGCGTTTTCCATCAGACCGACGCTGGTCTCGCCGGAGCGCTCAACCGCGGTATCTCGCTAGCACGAGGGCGGTATGTCGCGAGGCAGGACCATGACGATCTCGCGGATCCGAGCCGGATAGCCAAGCAGGTCCAGTTTCTGGAGAGCCATCCTGAGCACGCCTTGATCGGCACGCGTGCCGAGATATGGGTAGGCGACAAACCAAGCGGCCGTTTTCATGACCACCCTACGGAAGACGAGATCCTTCGATTTGATCTTATCTTCAACAATCCCTTTGTGCACTCTTCGGTGATGATACGAAAATCGGCGCTCGATCGTGTCGGGGTATACACAACTGATCCTGCGCGGCAGCCGCCCGAAGACTATGAACTGTGGTCCCGCATTTCGCGACAATATCGCGTAGCCAATTTGCCCGAGCGGTTGACTATTTACCGGGAGGTTCCCTCCAGCATGTCGCGGGCCGGCGCCCAGCCATTTCTGCAGAAGCTCGTCACAATTTCGTCGGAGAATCTGGCGTACGCAACCGGAGTTGCGGAGCCTGAACAGGTTCACGTGGACATTGCCGCGCTCGTTCACGGAGCAGAGGCCCTGGTTTCGCCGAAACCGGACGTTGAAGGCATGTGCGCCGTCCTGGCGGAGGCGGGACATAGGATCGGTGGAGGGCAACCCAAGCCTGAACTCGCGCAACGGATACTTCACGCGCAGGCTCAAATCCGCCATCGGTTCATGCTTCGGCAGCAGCCGGGCTATGGCCTGGTGTGGCGTGCAGCGCGTAATATCCGAGACCATTTGCGCCGTTTGATACCGGCCGCGCGTTGA
- a CDS encoding class I SAM-dependent methyltransferase produces the protein MAANPPACRSCGAPLTAVLIDLGMTPISNAFVRADQASFSERFYPLKSFVCDRCWLVQLEDFETPETHFHGEYVYFSSFSDSWLAHARAFVERAIARFALDASSRVVEVGSNDGYLLQYFVQRGIPCLGVDPAANCAKAARDLRRVPTEVAFFGSRAATRLRAEGGAADLIIANNVLAHVPDINDFVAGFKILLSEQGVATFEFPHVLEMIRNVEFDTIYHEHYSYLSLLALEPLFGRHGLQLIDVERLSTHGGSLRLYVAHAGRVVASEAIKQLKQEEIQAGLDRLATYEAFGHRVRKLKRSLLRLLIGLIEEGKSIAAYGAPAKGNTLLNYCGVGRDIIGFTVDRNVHKQGLLLPGTRIPVLAPDEIAKRRPDYVLILPWNLREEIVAQINQIPDWTGRFIIPVPEPLILNSQGNTNDE, from the coding sequence ATGGCTGCAAACCCGCCGGCATGTCGGTCTTGTGGCGCGCCGCTGACAGCGGTGCTCATCGACCTCGGTATGACGCCGATCTCGAATGCGTTTGTTCGTGCCGATCAGGCTTCGTTTAGTGAACGATTTTATCCACTGAAGAGCTTTGTGTGTGATCGCTGCTGGTTGGTGCAGCTTGAGGACTTCGAGACGCCGGAGACGCACTTTCACGGCGAATATGTTTATTTTTCGTCGTTTTCGGACAGTTGGCTCGCTCACGCACGCGCATTTGTCGAAAGGGCAATCGCTCGCTTCGCGCTCGATGCAAGCTCCCGCGTCGTCGAAGTCGGCAGCAATGATGGGTATCTGCTGCAGTATTTCGTTCAGAGAGGCATACCTTGCCTCGGTGTGGATCCCGCAGCCAACTGCGCTAAAGCGGCGCGGGATTTGCGGCGTGTGCCGACCGAGGTCGCTTTCTTTGGTTCGAGGGCGGCCACGAGGTTGCGCGCAGAGGGCGGTGCTGCGGACTTGATCATCGCCAACAACGTGCTTGCCCACGTGCCCGACATCAACGACTTCGTCGCCGGTTTCAAAATTCTGCTCAGTGAGCAGGGGGTAGCGACGTTCGAGTTTCCGCATGTCCTCGAAATGATCCGCAACGTCGAGTTCGACACCATTTACCACGAGCACTATTCATATTTGTCGCTACTGGCGCTGGAACCCTTATTCGGGCGGCATGGATTGCAGCTCATCGATGTGGAGCGCTTGTCGACCCATGGTGGATCGCTTCGCCTCTATGTCGCGCATGCCGGTCGTGTCGTCGCGTCCGAGGCCATCAAGCAACTGAAGCAGGAAGAGATCCAGGCGGGACTGGACCGCCTCGCCACGTACGAGGCCTTCGGGCATCGCGTTCGGAAGCTGAAGCGGTCGTTGCTGCGCCTGTTGATTGGGCTGATCGAGGAAGGAAAATCGATCGCGGCGTATGGCGCGCCTGCGAAGGGCAATACGCTGCTCAACTACTGCGGAGTTGGTCGCGACATTATCGGCTTCACTGTCGATCGCAATGTCCATAAGCAAGGTCTGCTGTTGCCGGGAACACGAATCCCGGTTCTCGCTCCCGATGAGATCGCAAAACGGCGGCCCGACTACGTTCTCATTCTGCCGTGGAACCTGCGGGAGGAAATCGTAGCGCAAATCAATCAGATCCCCGATTGGACGGGCCGATTCATCATTCCTGTGCCCGAGCCCCTGATCCTGAACAGCCAGGGCAACACAAATGATGAATAG
- the rfbF gene encoding glucose-1-phosphate cytidylyltransferase, which yields MKVVILAGGMGTRISEETLVRPKPMIEIGGRPILWHIMKLYAHHGLTDFVICLGYKGYMIKEYFMNFVLHHSDVTIDATKNNVTYHQSSVEPWRITLVDTGETTLTGGRLKRVRKYLDPQEPFCFTYGDGLSDIDITASIAFHRSHGKQATVTAVRPPGRYGALEIDGSTVKSFVEKPPGDNAYINGGFFVLNPAVIDRIEGDKTSWESTPLEALARDEQLCAHRHYGFWQPMDTLRDKMMLEELWQAGRAPWRLWN from the coding sequence GTGAAAGTTGTCATTCTCGCAGGTGGTATGGGCACTCGAATCTCCGAAGAGACCTTGGTGCGACCTAAGCCGATGATCGAAATCGGCGGAAGACCGATCTTGTGGCACATCATGAAGCTCTATGCGCATCACGGACTCACGGATTTCGTGATCTGCCTCGGCTACAAGGGCTACATGATCAAGGAATACTTCATGAACTTCGTGCTGCATCATTCCGATGTCACCATCGATGCGACGAAGAATAACGTGACCTATCATCAGAGCAGCGTCGAGCCCTGGCGGATCACGCTCGTGGATACCGGCGAGACGACGTTGACCGGCGGCCGCCTTAAGCGGGTGCGCAAATACCTCGATCCGCAGGAGCCGTTCTGCTTCACCTACGGTGACGGTCTGTCCGATATCGATATCACGGCTTCCATTGCCTTTCACCGCAGTCACGGAAAACAGGCGACGGTGACTGCTGTGCGGCCGCCAGGACGTTATGGTGCGTTGGAGATCGACGGATCGACGGTGAAATCCTTCGTCGAGAAGCCGCCTGGCGACAATGCCTACATCAATGGCGGCTTCTTTGTACTCAACCCCGCGGTGATCGACCGGATCGAGGGCGACAAGACATCGTGGGAGTCGACCCCGCTTGAGGCGCTTGCCAGGGACGAACAGCTATGCGCTCATCGGCACTATGGCTTCTGGCAGCCGATGGACACGCTTCGCGACAAGATGATGCTTGAGGAGCTCTGGCAGGCTGGTCGCGCGCCTTGGCGGCTGTGGAACTGA
- a CDS encoding methyltransferase domain-containing protein produces the protein MTSTSVIGQFVSDLKDSKWAFLRKLSAVYRAQAMLSLLEERATVSVAEAREFNSRSRDKWVADRARSVLPGSRVLDVGAGTAPYRNLFEHCKYETQDFAEYNGYKGAEGQYAHIDYVSDITDVPVPDASFDVILCTEVLEHVPRPIESLREMIRITKPGGRLFLTAPLGSGLHQEPYHFYGGYTDHWYRKFLTEFGCEIVSIEPNHGFFAHLAQECARSSWQFDRLNLDHGGYEEEFVRLIGDVLPRYFYELDKKILLKEFTIGFHVEAKRKQVNSQA, from the coding sequence GTGACCAGCACCTCCGTCATCGGACAATTCGTTAGCGACCTGAAGGACTCGAAGTGGGCTTTCTTGCGGAAGCTTAGCGCTGTATACAGGGCCCAAGCGATGCTCTCTCTTCTTGAAGAGAGAGCAACCGTCTCGGTAGCCGAGGCTCGCGAATTTAATTCGCGTTCGCGGGATAAATGGGTGGCTGACCGCGCGAGATCCGTCTTGCCAGGATCGCGTGTTCTGGACGTTGGCGCGGGCACAGCGCCCTATCGGAACCTGTTCGAGCATTGCAAATACGAGACTCAGGATTTTGCGGAGTATAACGGCTACAAGGGCGCCGAAGGACAGTACGCTCACATTGATTACGTTTCGGACATCACAGATGTTCCAGTGCCGGACGCCAGCTTTGACGTCATCTTGTGCACTGAAGTTCTGGAGCACGTTCCACGCCCGATCGAATCGCTCCGCGAAATGATAAGAATTACCAAACCGGGTGGGAGACTATTCCTGACCGCGCCTCTGGGATCAGGACTTCATCAGGAGCCTTATCATTTCTACGGAGGCTATACTGACCATTGGTATCGCAAGTTTCTGACTGAGTTTGGTTGCGAGATTGTTTCGATCGAGCCGAACCACGGATTTTTTGCGCACTTGGCTCAGGAATGTGCCAGATCTAGTTGGCAATTTGATCGACTTAATCTCGATCACGGGGGGTATGAAGAGGAATTTGTCCGCCTGATAGGGGACGTTCTGCCGCGCTATTTTTATGAACTCGATAAGAAAATTCTGTTGAAGGAATTCACGATTGGCTTCCACGTGGAAGCAAAGCGGAAGCAAGTCAATTCTCAAGCTTGA
- a CDS encoding cephalosporin hydroxylase family protein yields the protein MSEYPKFKRECALEIEQMGDDPELARVTRSWMDRANRAKYSYHFEWMGRPIIQYPQDVLAVQEIIWSTKPDLIIETGIAHGGSLIFSASMLELSAMAGGPQDAQVLGIDIDIRAHNRSAIEAHPMARRISMIEGSSIAPEVVAEVSARTAGKKSVLVLLDSNHTHDHVLAELDAYARLASIGSYCVVFDTVIEDMPDDTFSDRPWSRGNNAKTAVWEFLKLHPEFEIDKSIQHKLLITVAPDGYLKRVS from the coding sequence ATGAGCGAGTATCCGAAGTTCAAGCGCGAATGCGCGCTTGAGATCGAACAGATGGGCGATGACCCCGAGCTGGCCCGTGTCACGCGATCATGGATGGATCGCGCCAACCGAGCGAAATATTCCTATCATTTCGAGTGGATGGGGCGCCCCATCATTCAATATCCGCAAGACGTTCTCGCGGTTCAGGAGATCATCTGGTCGACCAAGCCCGATCTCATCATCGAAACAGGCATCGCGCACGGTGGCTCCTTGATCTTCTCTGCTTCGATGCTGGAATTAAGCGCAATGGCGGGCGGGCCGCAAGACGCGCAAGTGCTTGGTATCGATATCGACATTCGCGCGCATAACCGCTCGGCAATCGAAGCTCATCCGATGGCCCGGCGCATTTCGATGATTGAGGGATCGAGTATTGCGCCTGAGGTGGTGGCCGAGGTCAGCGCCAGGACCGCGGGCAAGAAGAGCGTACTCGTTCTTCTCGATAGCAATCATACCCACGATCATGTGCTTGCCGAACTTGATGCCTATGCCCGCCTTGCGTCGATCGGAAGCTATTGTGTCGTCTTCGACACGGTAATTGAAGATATGCCCGATGATACGTTCTCCGATAGGCCGTGGAGCAGGGGCAACAATGCGAAAACCGCGGTATGGGAATTTCTCAAGCTTCACCCGGAATTCGAGATCGACAAGAGCATACAGCATAAGCTGCTGATCACCGTGGCACCGGACGGGTACCTCAAGCGCGTCAGTTAG
- a CDS encoding formyltransferase family protein, protein MKLLLLADGHVGLEIAHWLIASFRDDLALIVTTAENDLAAMARREQIQCLVFQSSSQVSDFAASEGLSFDLGLLAWWPKIIRRPLISLPRRGFINTHPSLLPHGRGKHYNFWSIVDRVPFGVSLHMVDEGVDSGDIVAQLEVPYDWEDTGGSLYRKAREAVLQLVQATYPKLRCLDFEAWPQDLAAGTFHRGSELEPASSILLEKPYLARDLLNLLRARTFPGYPACTFSDGDDVYEVRVEIKRKSR, encoded by the coding sequence ATGAAGCTTCTTCTGCTTGCGGATGGTCACGTAGGGTTGGAGATTGCGCATTGGCTTATCGCCAGTTTTCGCGACGATCTTGCTTTGATCGTCACCACTGCGGAAAACGACCTTGCGGCAATGGCGCGCCGTGAGCAAATTCAGTGCCTAGTGTTTCAGTCGTCCAGTCAGGTGTCGGATTTTGCTGCAAGCGAAGGGCTCTCTTTCGATCTCGGTCTGTTGGCGTGGTGGCCAAAAATCATTCGACGGCCGCTGATCTCTTTACCTCGTCGCGGGTTTATCAACACCCATCCGAGCCTTCTGCCTCACGGCAGGGGTAAGCACTATAACTTCTGGTCGATTGTCGATCGGGTGCCCTTTGGGGTGAGCCTGCACATGGTCGACGAGGGCGTGGACAGCGGTGATATCGTTGCGCAACTCGAGGTCCCCTACGACTGGGAGGACACCGGTGGATCGCTGTATCGGAAGGCGAGGGAGGCGGTGCTGCAGCTTGTCCAGGCGACATATCCCAAGCTCCGCTGTCTGGATTTCGAGGCGTGGCCACAGGACCTTGCCGCGGGCACTTTCCATCGTGGATCCGAGCTGGAGCCGGCCAGCTCGATCCTTCTGGAAAAGCCCTATCTGGCGCGCGACTTGCTCAACCTTCTTCGGGCCAGAACATTTCCCGGCTACCCGGCATGTACGTTCTCGGACGGCGACGACGTCTACGAGGTCCGTGTCGAGATCAAAAGGAAGTCTAGATGA
- a CDS encoding DegT/DnrJ/EryC1/StrS family aminotransferase, giving the protein MASSEPSRILYTKPSITELEVRYAADAAANGWGERCYDYINRFEAAFKDHLCTSRAIATSSCTGALHLGMAALGIGPDDEVIMADTNWIASAAPIIHLGAKPVFVDIRPDTWCIDPELVEAAITPRTKAILAVHLYGNLCDMERLLAIGESHGIPVIEDAAEAIGSEYFGKRAGSMGRFGTFSFHGTKTVTTGEGGMFVTNDPELYERVLTLSNHGRSPTQPKQFWPDVVGFKYKMSNIQAALGCAQMERIDELICRKREIFHYYRDRLRDIAGVRINPESSNIVNGAWMPTAVFDESTGVTREKLAAAFAADNIDARVFFYPLSGLPMFDEVRSNRHAWGIPTRAINLPSYHDMTAADQDRVIAVITNVLQGD; this is encoded by the coding sequence ATGGCCTCATCCGAGCCATCGCGCATTCTCTATACCAAGCCCTCGATAACCGAGCTTGAGGTTCGGTATGCAGCCGATGCCGCCGCAAACGGCTGGGGCGAACGTTGCTACGATTACATCAACCGCTTCGAAGCCGCGTTCAAGGATCACCTGTGCACTTCCCGCGCGATCGCCACATCGAGCTGCACAGGCGCGCTGCATTTGGGAATGGCGGCGCTGGGGATCGGCCCGGACGATGAAGTAATTATGGCAGACACCAATTGGATTGCCTCGGCCGCCCCGATCATTCATCTCGGTGCGAAGCCGGTATTCGTGGACATTCGACCGGACACCTGGTGCATTGATCCCGAGCTGGTCGAGGCCGCGATTACGCCGAGGACGAAGGCCATCCTCGCGGTTCACCTCTATGGCAATCTGTGCGACATGGAGCGTTTGCTCGCGATTGGAGAGTCGCACGGTATTCCCGTCATTGAGGACGCTGCGGAAGCGATTGGTTCCGAGTATTTCGGCAAGCGCGCAGGAAGCATGGGCCGGTTCGGCACATTCTCGTTTCATGGTACCAAGACTGTCACGACCGGTGAGGGGGGGATGTTCGTGACGAACGATCCTGAGCTCTACGAGCGGGTTCTGACACTTTCAAACCACGGCCGATCGCCCACGCAACCGAAGCAGTTTTGGCCCGACGTTGTCGGCTTCAAATACAAAATGTCTAACATCCAGGCGGCGCTCGGCTGCGCACAGATGGAGCGGATCGACGAGTTGATTTGCCGGAAGCGGGAAATCTTTCACTATTACCGCGATCGCCTACGGGACATTGCCGGCGTGCGGATCAACCCGGAATCCAGCAACATCGTCAACGGCGCCTGGATGCCGACCGCTGTGTTCGATGAGTCTACCGGGGTCACGCGCGAGAAGCTGGCTGCCGCGTTCGCCGCGGACAATATCGATGCCCGCGTGTTTTTCTATCCGTTGTCGGGGCTGCCCATGTTCGACGAGGTGCGGAGCAACCGGCACGCATGGGGAATCCCGACGCGAGCGATCAACCTTCCGAGCTATCACGACATGACCGCAGCGGATCAGGATCGGGTGATCGCGGTGATTACCAATGTGCTGCAGGGCGATTGA
- the rfbC gene encoding dTDP-4-dehydrorhamnose 3,5-epimerase: MSFAAFMIFTSLKLAGAYRIEPQPIVDERGAFARRFCADTFRAQGLESDLVQRSISLNARAGTVRGMHFQAPPHLETKLVRCTRGAIFDVMVDLRDGSPTYGQWHGEGLSADNRTMLYIPKGFAHGFQTLVDGTEVDYEITPAYVPGAAAGFRFDDPALAINWPISDFVISERDRLLPSSFIGVRL; the protein is encoded by the coding sequence GTGAGCTTTGCAGCTTTTATGATCTTTACTTCGCTCAAGCTTGCTGGAGCCTATCGTATCGAACCGCAGCCGATTGTGGACGAGCGCGGAGCGTTTGCGCGCCGGTTTTGTGCCGATACGTTTCGCGCTCAAGGTCTAGAGAGCGACTTGGTGCAACGCTCGATCTCATTGAACGCCCGGGCGGGGACAGTGCGCGGAATGCATTTCCAGGCGCCGCCCCATCTTGAGACCAAGCTCGTGCGCTGCACGCGTGGCGCAATCTTTGACGTGATGGTCGATCTACGGGACGGCTCGCCAACCTATGGCCAATGGCACGGCGAGGGGCTAAGTGCCGACAATCGCACGATGCTCTACATCCCGAAGGGTTTCGCCCACGGATTTCAAACATTGGTAGACGGTACCGAAGTCGACTATGAAATCACGCCGGCCTACGTGCCCGGCGCCGCCGCGGGCTTTCGATTTGACGATCCCGCGCTGGCGATCAATTGGCCGATTTCTGACTTCGTCATTTCGGAACGCGACAGATTGCTGCCGTCGTCGTTTATCGGGGTACGACTGTGA
- a CDS encoding FkbM family methyltransferase has protein sequence MIELFEPWRWRDAKHSYSQAGEDLIIDFVAKAMQIEEVTYLDIGAHHPSQFSNTYLFYRRGFQGVLVEPDPELMASIKRVRPRDVCIEAGVGVTSARVAQFFVMSTRTLNTFSEAEAKRYEAMGTQRIEKVLPVPLITFDDIFADRFLDKEPTLVSIDVEGLDFDVLSTLNLNKYRPAIICVETLQYSETREEVKDTRIAQLMSDNGYFAFGDTYINTIFVDLGRWKTGSKRS, from the coding sequence ATGATTGAGCTGTTCGAGCCGTGGCGCTGGCGCGACGCGAAGCATTCCTATTCTCAGGCCGGCGAGGACCTGATTATCGATTTTGTTGCCAAAGCGATGCAGATCGAGGAGGTGACGTATCTTGATATCGGTGCGCACCATCCTAGCCAGTTCAGTAACACTTATCTGTTTTATAGGCGGGGGTTTCAGGGAGTGCTGGTCGAACCGGATCCTGAACTGATGGCTTCGATAAAGCGCGTAAGGCCGCGCGACGTGTGCATAGAAGCAGGCGTCGGCGTGACGTCGGCGCGTGTGGCTCAGTTCTTTGTAATGAGCACGCGAACCTTGAACACGTTCTCGGAAGCGGAGGCCAAGCGATACGAAGCCATGGGGACCCAGCGTATCGAAAAGGTTCTCCCCGTTCCATTGATCACGTTCGACGATATTTTCGCGGATCGCTTTCTTGACAAGGAGCCTACATTGGTGTCGATCGACGTCGAGGGTCTCGATTTTGATGTGCTGTCGACGCTGAATCTTAACAAGTACCGACCGGCGATCATCTGTGTTGAAACGCTTCAATACAGCGAAACGCGCGAAGAAGTGAAGGATACGCGAATCGCGCAGCTAATGTCGGACAACGGCTATTTCGCGTTCGGCGATACGTACATTAACACGATTTTTGTCGATCTCGGTCGATGGAAAACCGGTAGCAAGAGATCGTGA